Proteins encoded together in one Marinithermus hydrothermalis DSM 14884 window:
- a CDS encoding ATP-binding protein, translating into MRELETLTQASRALREAETPLDVAERLVELAPALLPAHGAAVLFLEGEHLRVVATHGSFRSAQGRHVPQGGGPAWEVLERGTTLTSQAFAPGTQVLTPLHTPEGNVLGVLAIGREEAHPYTPHEVRLAEVLAEAGATALLRAQRDREARLLLEGALFVTTERDPTTLAQVFAHILARVLGQGRAGVWLNPEGDAPYTLLGAAHLPRETREALNPHPLDPDQEGWANQAATAQTPVTTRAVTLAPGPVETQIREALGSEVLLVVPIPGFGIAYLAPTEPRLGFSDHELQVCATLARLLSAGLERSRLEREQARRAKEREAAAAVGEAVLSTHAPEPLLERLAELSLAYAQADGAYLAVFHGTKTRFVATSGAFAETVRTLPPFDAHPLPSYLLHAAAQPVPDLGSLPLFPQNPFPTPLPGLLLPLQAHERLIGALILARKNRPFTQEDTAWVHLLRTPLALAVQSAITQADLEAYTRAAEVRAAIGEALVREPEAERGAIICETLGQYLDVPHAWVFLTRPPESRLALFGRYGPDLQNPSVLRRLAEQAVRQDTPVVHQDLTPELPFAAALPLKAHGETSGVLLLASQTPIPSETLAKAANVTDMLGLALDALKLHQALTQERAKLQDALEYMGDCVIVLEGDMGFANLAAREALGLPWRVRTEDLPPPLLPALEEKELEVQLKERFYSAIGTRKGELTILVLRDLTERKRAEAALRESEERYRQLVDASPVPIAVHTGKRFVYANAAAARLLGAEHPSELIGREVLEFVHPDSLPAVRERIAQLMAGAEEVGLAEEELVRLDGRVIHVEAIGRRTEYMGAPAIQVAFHDITAQKAAERMKSEFISAVSHELRTPLASIMGFTQLLLEEQVSEEEAREFIRIIHDNSQRLKNMVDNLLDTSRLEAGRFAVYPKPTPLTPLLEDIAKSFLSWAQLSNITFEREIPELPCANVDPERIGQVVMNLLSNAFKFTPQGGKVTLRAWVEAGQVYIQVQDTGKGIAKEELPHLFKRFSRTQSAVGQGIAGTGLGLYISKAIVEAHQGRIWAESTPGQGATFTFTLPLEENAPHNG; encoded by the coding sequence GTGCGGGAGCTTGAGACTCTCACCCAAGCCAGCCGGGCGTTGCGCGAAGCGGAAACTCCCTTGGATGTCGCGGAGCGGCTCGTTGAGCTGGCGCCGGCCCTCCTGCCCGCGCACGGGGCCGCGGTGCTGTTCCTCGAGGGGGAGCACCTCAGGGTCGTGGCGACCCACGGGAGTTTCCGTTCCGCGCAAGGACGCCACGTCCCGCAAGGGGGAGGCCCGGCCTGGGAGGTGCTCGAGCGCGGCACCACCCTCACCTCCCAGGCTTTCGCGCCCGGCACCCAGGTCCTGACCCCCCTCCACACCCCCGAGGGGAACGTTCTCGGGGTGCTCGCCATCGGCCGAGAGGAGGCGCACCCCTACACCCCTCACGAGGTTCGCTTGGCGGAGGTATTGGCCGAAGCTGGCGCGACCGCCCTCCTGCGCGCGCAGCGCGACCGCGAAGCGCGTCTGCTCCTCGAAGGGGCGTTGTTCGTCACGACGGAACGGGACCCCACCACCCTCGCCCAGGTCTTCGCGCACATCCTCGCCCGCGTCCTGGGGCAGGGGCGGGCCGGAGTCTGGCTCAACCCGGAGGGCGACGCGCCCTACACCCTACTCGGGGCCGCCCACCTCCCGCGCGAAACGCGGGAAGCCCTGAACCCGCACCCCCTCGATCCCGACCAGGAAGGCTGGGCGAACCAGGCCGCCACCGCGCAAACGCCCGTCACCACCCGTGCCGTAACGCTCGCCCCGGGCCCCGTAGAAACGCAAATTCGCGAAGCGCTGGGGAGCGAGGTGCTGCTGGTCGTTCCCATCCCCGGGTTCGGCATCGCCTACCTCGCCCCCACAGAACCCCGCCTCGGGTTCTCCGATCACGAGCTTCAGGTGTGCGCTACCCTCGCCCGCCTCCTGTCCGCTGGGCTCGAGCGCAGCCGGCTCGAGCGCGAACAGGCCCGGCGTGCTAAGGAGCGCGAAGCGGCCGCCGCGGTGGGCGAAGCCGTGCTCTCCACGCACGCACCCGAGCCGCTCCTCGAGCGGCTGGCCGAGCTGAGCCTCGCGTACGCGCAGGCCGACGGGGCGTACCTCGCGGTATTCCACGGAACAAAAACGCGGTTTGTGGCCACCTCCGGAGCGTTCGCCGAAACGGTGCGCACCCTGCCGCCCTTCGACGCGCACCCGCTGCCCTCGTACCTCTTACACGCAGCGGCCCAGCCCGTGCCCGACCTGGGCAGCCTCCCCCTCTTCCCCCAGAACCCCTTCCCCACCCCCCTTCCCGGCCTGCTTCTACCCCTGCAAGCCCACGAGCGCCTGATCGGAGCGCTGATCCTCGCCCGGAAGAACCGCCCCTTCACCCAAGAGGACACCGCCTGGGTCCACCTTCTCCGCACCCCCTTGGCTCTGGCCGTGCAAAGCGCCATCACCCAGGCCGACCTCGAGGCGTACACGCGCGCCGCTGAAGTGCGGGCCGCTATCGGCGAGGCGCTCGTGCGGGAACCGGAGGCAGAGCGCGGGGCGATCATCTGCGAAACGCTCGGGCAGTACCTGGACGTGCCGCACGCTTGGGTCTTCCTGACCCGCCCTCCCGAGTCCCGCCTTGCCCTCTTTGGTCGGTACGGCCCTGACCTTCAAAACCCCAGCGTCTTGCGCAGGCTCGCCGAACAAGCCGTGCGTCAGGATACCCCCGTGGTGCACCAGGATCTCACGCCTGAGCTACCGTTCGCGGCCGCTCTTCCCCTCAAAGCCCACGGCGAGACGAGCGGGGTGCTGCTCCTTGCGAGTCAAACTCCCATCCCCTCCGAGACCCTCGCCAAAGCCGCGAACGTCACCGACATGCTCGGCCTCGCCCTGGACGCCCTCAAACTCCACCAGGCGCTCACCCAGGAGCGCGCGAAGCTCCAGGACGCGCTCGAGTACATGGGCGACTGCGTCATCGTACTGGAGGGCGACATGGGGTTCGCGAACCTCGCGGCTCGGGAGGCCTTGGGTCTCCCCTGGCGCGTGCGCACCGAGGACCTCCCCCCACCCCTCCTACCCGCCCTTGAGGAGAAGGAGCTCGAGGTGCAGCTCAAGGAACGGTTCTACTCGGCCATCGGCACCCGGAAGGGAGAGCTCACGATCCTGGTGTTGCGCGACCTGACCGAGCGCAAGCGGGCCGAGGCCGCCTTGAGGGAGAGCGAGGAGCGGTACCGCCAGCTGGTGGACGCCTCTCCGGTGCCGATCGCGGTGCATACCGGGAAACGGTTCGTGTACGCGAACGCCGCGGCCGCTCGCCTGCTTGGGGCCGAGCACCCCTCCGAGTTGATCGGGAGGGAGGTGCTGGAGTTCGTGCACCCCGACTCCCTTCCCGCAGTTCGGGAACGCATCGCCCAACTCATGGCCGGCGCAGAGGAGGTGGGGCTCGCCGAAGAGGAGCTGGTCCGGTTGGACGGCCGCGTGATCCACGTCGAGGCGATCGGCCGGCGCACCGAGTACATGGGCGCGCCGGCGATCCAGGTAGCCTTTCACGACATCACCGCTCAAAAGGCCGCGGAGCGGATGAAGAGCGAGTTCATCTCCGCCGTTTCGCACGAGCTACGCACGCCCTTGGCTTCGATCATGGGGTTTACGCAGCTCCTCCTCGAGGAGCAGGTCTCCGAGGAGGAGGCTCGTGAGTTCATCCGCATCATTCACGACAACAGCCAGCGGCTGAAGAACATGGTGGACAACCTGCTCGACACCTCTCGCCTCGAGGCCGGCCGCTTCGCGGTCTATCCTAAACCCACCCCTCTCACCCCGCTGTTGGAGGATATCGCCAAGAGCTTTTTAAGCTGGGCGCAGCTTTCGAACATCACGTTCGAGCGCGAAATCCCCGAGCTGCCTTGCGCGAACGTGGACCCGGAACGCATCGGGCAGGTGGTCATGAACCTCTTATCCAACGCCTTCAAGTTCACGCCCCAAGGGGGGAAGGTCACGCTGCGGGCCTGGGTGGAGGCCGGGCAGGTGTACATCCAGGTGCAGGATACCGGTAAGGGCATCGCGAAGGAAGAGCTGCCGCACCTGTTTAAGCGGTTCTCCCGCACCCAAAGCGCGGTGGGGCAGGGGATCGCGGGTACCGGCCTTGGCCTGTACATCTCCAAGGCGATCGTCGAGGCGCACCAGGGGCGCATCTGGGCGGAGTCCACGCCCGGCCAGGGCGCGACCTTTACCTTCACCCTTCCCCTGGAGGAGAACGCCCCGCATAATGGGTAG
- a CDS encoding lipid II:glycine glycyltransferase FemX: protein MLSVRAIHDPEAWNRLVSGFPVTSALQSWGWGEVKRLSGWEPFRLAVFEDDVPVAAAQVLQRRFAGPLAMLYAPRGPALRAIEDLPRVAEALAQWAGRGVYLKLEPEVGWPAEAPPPEFAPLVLEETIQPEYSLWVDLTLDPDAVLARMKPKTRYNIRLSARKGVVAAVEEDFEAFWALFTETNQRAKLLQHDRSYYEAVLREMNQPHGAAFLSIARLEGKPLSAGLFVAFAGKVDYLYGGSSRAHKNVMAPYAMHWNAMQWGMERGYRVYDLWGVPRVLSPESHAYGIYRFKEGFGGARVRFPAYDYPLSPLYTPLKRALRLRKDFMNWRMRGTRRDVL, encoded by the coding sequence GTGTTGAGCGTACGCGCGATCCATGACCCCGAAGCCTGGAACCGGCTAGTCTCGGGGTTCCCCGTTACCAGCGCCCTTCAATCCTGGGGTTGGGGGGAGGTCAAACGCCTGAGCGGTTGGGAGCCCTTCCGACTGGCCGTCTTCGAGGACGACGTACCCGTCGCGGCCGCGCAGGTCCTCCAGCGGCGGTTCGCTGGTCCGCTCGCCATGCTTTACGCGCCGCGCGGTCCGGCCCTACGGGCGATCGAAGACCTGCCCCGCGTCGCCGAAGCGCTCGCCCAATGGGCGGGGCGGGGCGTGTACCTCAAGCTCGAGCCTGAGGTGGGCTGGCCGGCGGAGGCGCCGCCGCCGGAGTTCGCACCGCTCGTTCTGGAGGAGACGATCCAACCCGAGTACTCCTTGTGGGTGGACCTCACGCTGGATCCGGACGCGGTCCTGGCCCGCATGAAGCCTAAAACCCGCTACAACATCCGCCTTTCCGCCCGCAAGGGGGTGGTGGCCGCGGTCGAAGAGGACTTTGAGGCCTTCTGGGCCTTGTTCACCGAAACCAACCAACGAGCGAAATTACTCCAGCATGATAGAAGCTATTATGAGGCCGTCCTGCGGGAGATGAACCAGCCCCATGGCGCGGCCTTCCTCTCCATCGCCCGCCTCGAGGGCAAGCCCCTTTCGGCCGGGTTGTTCGTGGCGTTCGCGGGGAAGGTGGATTACCTCTACGGCGGGTCCAGCCGAGCGCACAAGAACGTCATGGCGCCCTACGCGATGCACTGGAACGCGATGCAGTGGGGCATGGAGCGCGGCTACCGCGTCTACGACCTCTGGGGGGTGCCGCGCGTCCTTTCCCCGGAATCCCACGCCTACGGCATCTACCGCTTCAAGGAAGGGTTCGGCGGGGCACGCGTGCGCTTTCCGGCGTACGACTACCCCCTCTCCCCCCTGT